The Dehalococcoidales bacterium genome includes the window ACGACAACCTGCTTTCCGCGCCGCAGCTGACTTCCGAAAAATATGAAGGCCGGGGCACGATATCCGGGAGCTTTACCCTGGCCAAAGCGGAGCAGCTGGCCAACCTGCTGAAATCCGGCTCACTGCCGATGGCGCTCAAGGCGCCGGAAATGCAGGAAAAAATTTCCGCCACCCTGGGGGCGGAGTTTATCACACTGAGCTGGAAAGCCGGGCTGATAGCGCTGATACTGGTGATGGGATTCATGGTGGCTTATTACCGCCTGCCCGGCCTGATGGCCAGCATGGCGCTGGTCTTTTACACCACCCTTACCCTGGCGGTATGCAAGCTGTGGCCCATCACGTTAAGCCTGGGCAGCATCGGCGGCATCATCGTCGGCGTGGGCATAGCGGTGGACGCCAACGTGCTCATCTTCGAGCGTATGAAGGAGGAGTTCCGGGCGGGGCGGACGCTGAAAGCGGCCATAGAAGCCGGCTTCCACCGCGCCTGGTCCGCCATCTGGGACAGCAACATGACCACCTTCATCGCCTGCATCATACTGTACTGGCTGGGCAGCACGGCCATGCATAACGCCGCGGTAATCGGCTTCGCGGTGACGCTGTTCCTCGGCGCCGTCGTCAGCATGTTCACCGCGGTACTGGTGACCCGCACGCTGCTGCGCGCGCTGACCGGCACCGGGCTGGCCAATAAAACGCGGCTATTTACTGTAACCGGAGGCAAAAAATAATGCTTGATATAGTGGGAAAACGGTTCTGGTACTTCCTGATTTCCGGGGTATTCATCTTGATAGCGGTTGTCTCGCTGGCGGTATTCGGCCTCAAGCCGAGCATCGAGTTCAGCAGCGGGTCCATCATATCTTTAGCTTTTGAAACGCCGGTGGAATACGACCAGTTTCAGCAAAAAATGAACGATCTAGGCTACAGTAACGCCATCGTGCAGCGGACCGGTTCCGGCCAATTCCTCGTCCGCACCGAGGTGCTGACGGACGCCCAGAAAACGCAATTAGAAACCGACCTTACCGCCGCCTTCGGGACGCTGTCGGAATCTTCCTTCAACTCCGTCTCGCCCATGATAGCTTCGGAGACAGCGCGCAACGCCGGCATCGCGGTAGCGGTGGCTATGGTGGGTATGCTGCTTTACGTTACCTACGCTTTCCGCAAAATGCCCAGCCCCTTCCGCTGGGGCACCTGCTTCGTCATCGCGCTTTTCCATGACATTCTGGTCACGGTGGGGCTGTTCTCCCTGTTCGGCAAGATGTTCGGCTGGGAAATGAACCTGATGTTTATTACCGGCATCCTGGCCATCGTGGGCGTCAGCCTGGACAACACCATCGTCGTCTTCGACCGGATGCGGGAGAACCAGCGCATGGGCGTCAGCCCCAACTTCGAGGCGGTGGTCAACCGCAGCCAGATAGAGACGCTGGGGCGGTCCATGAATACCAGCATCACCATCCTGATTACCTGCCTGGCCCTGCTGCTGTTCGTGGGAGGGTCCATCCAGAACTTCGTGGTGGTGCTGATGATAGGCCTCATCGCCGGCACGTTCGACTCCGTTTTCGTGGCGCCGGGGCTTTTGGTGGTGTGGGACAAGAACGAGTGGGGCCGGTTTATCGGGCGGAAGAAAGCCACCCCGGTTAAGGCATAAGAACTAAAAGGCGGGGGCGGGAGGTATTACACCTGCCCCCGCTGCGTATA containing:
- the secF gene encoding protein translocase subunit SecF, yielding MLDIVGKRFWYFLISGVFILIAVVSLAVFGLKPSIEFSSGSIISLAFETPVEYDQFQQKMNDLGYSNAIVQRTGSGQFLVRTEVLTDAQKTQLETDLTAAFGTLSESSFNSVSPMIASETARNAGIAVAVAMVGMLLYVTYAFRKMPSPFRWGTCFVIALFHDILVTVGLFSLFGKMFGWEMNLMFITGILAIVGVSLDNTIVVFDRMRENQRMGVSPNFEAVVNRSQIETLGRSMNTSITILITCLALLLFVGGSIQNFVVVLMIGLIAGTFDSVFVAPGLLVVWDKNEWGRFIGRKKATPVKA